The Homo sapiens chromosome 5, GRCh38.p14 Primary Assembly genome includes a window with the following:
- the LOC124901178 gene encoding translation initiation factor IF-2, producing MGASRHQHMEQGSPRIGNLRPGGRLQPRGPRGQPGRGKSGSLRQERRAWALARGVGGAHPLAGWAAHSGPRRPSQGSPASPRRSPSCSCHLQVVRWLQQWQPRIPSSRLTPISTDPGGDAVAKSGCGPTGGTRRRSTTQPHPWAAEGPARGPGASGAGGRGEERAGHSQTGPGAGRALRSREPRQPAAPEQQPRPALGAARELLGRFLRLGPVGRGRLRCTCSLVLTVLLGVSAERREALRVCAKVRGRTALLVVALRRRRSPKAS from the coding sequence ATGGGCGCTAGCCGCCACCAGCACATGGAGCAGGGGTCGCCGAGGATTGGGAATCTCCGACCAGGCGGGCGCCTCCAGCCGCGCGGACCCCGGGGCCAGCCCGGCCGCGGCAAGTCAGGCAGTCTGCGGCAGGAGCGCCGGGCATGGGCTTTGGCCCGGGGTGTAGGAGGCGCGCACCCTCTGGCCGGATGGGCGGCGCACTCAGGGCCCAGGAGGCCATCCCAGGGGAGCCCCGCCAGCCCCCGCCGGAGCCCGAGCTGCAGCTGCCACCTGCAAGTGGTGCGCTGGCTGCAGCAGTGGCAACCCCGGATCCCGTCCTCCCGCCTCACACCCATCAGCACGGACCCCGGGGGCGACGCAGTGGCGAAGTCGGGCTGTGGGCCCACGGGCGGCACCAGGCGGAGAAGCACCACTCAACCCCATCCCTGGGCTGCAGAGGGCCCAGCGCGGGGGCCCGGAGCATCGGGAGCCGGTGGAAGAGGAGAAGAGCGCGCAGGCCACAGTCAAACAGGCCCTGGGGCAGGGCGCGCCTTGCGCTCCAGGGAGCCCCGCCAGCCGGCGGCACCTGAGCAGCAACCGCGGCCTGCACTGGGCGCCGCGAGAGAGCTGCTAGGGCGGTTTCTCCGCCTAGGGCCTGTTGGGCGGGGCCGGCTAAGGTGCACGTGCTCGCTGGTCCTAACCGTTCTGTTGGGCGTTTCTGCTGAGAGGCGGGAGGCGCTGAGAGTATGTGCAAAGGTCCGTGGACGGACCGCATTGCTTGTTGTTGCGCTTCGGAGGCGGAGATCCCCGAAGGCGAGCTGA